From the genome of Cytophagales bacterium:
CGATCGTTCCAGACGAAGCTATTGCAAGTAAGATATATTTGATCAGAGGGCAAAAAGTGATGTTGGATAGAGATTTGGCTCAATTATATGACGTTGAAACCCGAACATTAATACAAGCTGTAAAACGTAATATTGAACGGTTCCCATCTGATTTTATGTTTCAGTTATCTCAAGATGAATTTAAAATCTTGATATCACAAATTGTGACATCAAGTTGGGGTGGAACAAGAAAACTACCATATGCATTCACCGAACAAGGAGTAGCTATGCTATCAGGAATTTTACATCTGAATATCACAATTTGTGATTTCCAAATAATTTAGTATTGGAAGTGACCAATTTTGTACCTCCAACATTGTTTGTGAGATAAAAATCATTCTATGAACAAAGCCCCGGATAATATTCCTAAAGTACTTGTTCCTAATGAAGTCATTGCAAGTAAGATATATTTGATCAGAGGGCAAAAAGTGATGTTGGATAGAGATTTGGCTCAATTATATAGTGTCGAAACAAAGCAGTTAAAAAGAGCTGTAAAAAGAAATATAGAACGATTTCCTGTGGACTTTATGTTTGAATTTACGAAGGATGAGTTCGAAAATTGGAGGTGCCAATTTGGTACCTCCAATTCAGAAAAAATGGGACTTAGATACCCCCCGTTTGCTTTTACTGAACACGGTGTGTTGATGCTTTCAAGTGTATTAAATAGTAAAAGAGCCGTACAAATGAATATCCAAATAATGAGAATATACACCCGGATGCGTGAAATATTGCTCTCTAATAAAGATTTATTATTAAAAGTAGAGCGATTGGAACAAAAATTTGGATCACACGATAGGGCTATTAACGTTATATTTGAACATTTAAAAAAACTCATCCAACATGAAGAAAAACCCAGAAAACAGATTGGATTTCAAATACCTCAAAAAAAGAGTACTAAGAAAAAATGAGATGAAAATAATCATCATTTCCAGCAAAAATCACATAACCAATGAACATTATGTCATTGAAAAGCTATTTGATAATGGCCTTGAATATTTCCATCTGCGAAAACCTGCATTTTCCAGATCCGAAATGGAGAAGTATATTAACAAGATCCCGGAAGATTATAGAAAAAGGATGATGATACATTCTCATCCTGAACTGATCAATAAATACAACCTGAAAGGAATCCATTTTAACCGGAGAAATCCTTTTGATATTGAATTATTCGATAAAGAAAAAAATAATATCCTGTTCAGCCAATCAGTGCATTCGCTGAAAGAATTTGAAACTGTTATGCCGGAACTTAACTATGTAATTCTCAGCCCGGTTTTCGATAGTTATTCCAAAAAGAGATACAAAAGTAAATTTTCAAAAGAGCAACTTAAAGGGTTTTTATCAAACTATAAGAAGTGTCAGGTGGAAACACTTGACACTACTGTTGAAACGCCTGACTCTGCTGTTGATGTAATAGCGCTCGGAGGAATTGATAAAAATAAAATTGCCGAGGCCTATGAATTAGGTTTTGATGGGATAGCATTATTAGGTACATTATGGAATTATTTTGAAAAAACCAGGGATATTGATAAGATAGTAGAAAAATTTATATCTATAAAGGAGAAATGTCAGCAACACGCCCTTACGTATTAAGTATCGCAGGTTTTGACCCCAGCGGTGGGGCCGGACTCCTGGCTGATATAAAGACCTTTGAAGTCCACAACGTTCATGGCCTGGGTGTTTGTTCAGCATTGACCTTTCAGAATGAGCGGGAATTTTTAGACACTAAATGGATAGATCCTGGCGAGATCCTAATGCAGATTGATGCGTTGTTTAAGCTTTATAGAATTAATTGGGCAAAGATCGGTTTAATTGAGAACCTTGACATTTTAGGCAGGATCATTGATCATTTAAAATCTTACAATTCAGGCATTAACATTATCTGGGATCCAATTTTAAAAGCAACTGCAGGGTTTGTGTTTCACGACAAAATCCCAAAAGAAAAATTGTTTGAAATTTGTAAAAAAATTTACTTAGTAACTCCAAATTTTTCTGAAATAATGGAGCTTCTACCTGGTATAAGGCAGGATGCCAGGGCTAATATTTTAAGCAAGTATTGTAAGGTATTGATAAAAGGGGGACATCGAAAGTTTGGTTTTTCTACAGATATCTTGTATCATGCAAACCATAACGAAGAAATCTTTGAAGCAAAGCGAATTAAAGAGAATACTAAACATGGAACGGGTTGTGTACATTCTTCGGCTTTATTGGCAAATCTTGCAAATGGGAAAATTTTAGCAAGTTCATGTAATGAAGCTAAGTTGTACGTAGAAAAATATATGATGAGCGATTCAGGTATGCTTGGTTATCACAGCGCATAGCGCATGGCGCAAAGCGTCAATCGCCATGTGCTACGCGCTATGCGCCATGCTCTATGTAGTCTGCGTTTCATTTAAATTTTGTTTTTAAAAACAAAATTTTTATCATTAATATGGTCAACACTACCAGGATTATATCAACTTTTCAATACATAACCCACAATATTGATGGCTTTTCACATTCTGAATTGGTGAAACAGGCCTGTAAGGGGGGGGCTGATTGGGTGCAGTTGAGGGTTAAATGGGAAGCTTATAAAGATTGGAAAAAAATTGCGCTTCAGGCAAAAACGGTTTGCAAAAAATATGATGCAAGGTTAATAATAAACGACAACGTGAAGATAGCCAAAGAGATCAATGCTGATGGTGTACATCTGGGCAAACATGATATGGATCCGGTAAAAGCAAGACAAATTTTAGGAGACAATGTTCTTATTGGCGCTACTGCCAACACATTTGAGGATATATTAAGTTTATACAAAGCTAAAGTTGATTACATAGGCCTTGGACCTTACAGGTTTACACTAACAAAAAAGGACTTGTATCACAAATTAGGATTAAAAGGTTATAATGAAATTATGAAAGTATGTGTTCACAATAAAATTGATATTCCAATCATTGCTCTTGGGGGTATAAGGTTAGAAGACGTAGAAAAATTAATAAAAACCGGGATCTATGGCATTGCTGTTTCATCAGCAATAAATAACACAAAAAACAAAGTTGATACAACAAAAGCATTTTTATCAAAACTTGAATGCATAGCGCATAGCGTATAGTATTCAACGCCATGTTCTATGCGCTATGCTCTATGCGCTTATGCAACCACTAAAAATAGCAGACAAAACTTTTAGCTCACGGTTATTGACCGGTACCGGTAAATTTAGCTCCAATGAATTGATGGAAGAAGCTTTATTGGTTTCGGGGTCTGAGCTCGTTACAATAGCGTTAAAACGGGTCGATTTCAGGGATAAAGATGATGATATCATAAAACATCTATCCCATCCACAATTTAATCTTTTGCCCAACACTTCAGGGGTTAGAACTGCCAGGGAAGCCGTTTTTGCCGCAGAATTAGCACGCGAAGCGCTGCAAACCAACTGGATCAAATTAGAAATTCATCCTGATCCTAAATATTTGTTACCCGACCCTATAGAAACACTCAAAGCAGCAGGGGAATTAGTGAAGCTTGGCTTTATAGTATTACCCTATTGCCATGCAGACCCGGTTTTGTGTAAAAGGCTTGAGGAAGCTGGCACAGCAACCGTGATGCCATTGGGGTCTCCAATAGGAAGCAACAGCGGTTTGGAAACGAAGGCGATGCTGGAAATTATCATCAAACAAAGCAATGTACCGGTAGTTATTGATGCAGGTTTAGGCGCTCCGTCACATGCGGCTGAAGCAATGGAAATGGGGGCTCATGCTGTTTTGGTCAATACGGCTATAGCTGTTTCACAAAATCCGGTGGAAATGGCTAAGGCGTTTAAATTAGCCGTGGAAGCAGGGAGAATGGCTTATGAGGCGAAATTAGGAGGTGTTAGTAAAAAGGCAGTGGGTACGAGTCCGCTGACGGAGTTTTTGGAGGGATAGAATAGAACGCAGTTCAATTACAGTAAAAAGAACTACACGAATAAAAGTAAAAAGAATAATTCAGTAATTGAATTTAGATTTTTCATATTCGTGATAAATTTATTCGTGCCTGTCCCGTACCTTTGGTCGGGATAGTTCAATTACAGTAAAAAGAACTACACGAATAAATATAAAAAGAATAATTCAGTGATTGAATTTCGATTTTTAATATTCGTTTTAAATTTATTCGTGTAGTTCAATACAATGACATTCAAAGAAATATTCTACCAATATTCCTGGAGCGAAATAAAAGAAAGCATCTGTTCAAAAACAGCTCAACAGGTAGAATATGCTTTGAGCAATTCCAAAAGAGATATTGAAGATTTCAAAGCCTTAATTTCTCCTGCAGCAGCGCCTTACCTGGAGCAAATGGCTGCTTTAAGCCGTCAATTGACACAAAAACGCTTTGGTAAAACGATTCAAATGTACATCCCCATGTATCTTTCCAATGAATGCCAGAATATCTGCACCTATTGCGGCTTTAGTCTTGACAATCCCATGAAACGTACCACGCTTTCAGATGAAGAAATATTAAAAGAAATAGAAATGATCAAATCCTGGGGGTATGACCATATCCTGTTGGTTTCAGGCGAGGCAAACAAAACAGTGGGAGTAGCATATTTTAAAAATGCCCTAAAGCTAATCCGCCCTTATTTTTCTCACATTTCAATGGAAGTACAGCCGCTTGACCAACAAGATTATGAAGAACTTATTCCTCATGGGTTAAATACCGTGCTTGTTTATCAGGAGACATACCATAAAGAAAATTACAAAAAGCATCACCCAAAAGGCAAAAAATCAAATTTTGATTACCGGCTTGAAACGCCCGACCGGTTAGGCAAAGCCGGTATCCATAAGATAGGATTGGGTATTTTGATAGGGCTGGAAGATTGGCGGACAGATTCATTTTTTACGACATTGCATTTAGAATATCTTGAGAAAACATATTGGAAAACAAAATTTTCTATTTCATTTCCGAGGCTAAGGCCTTATATTGGGGGGCAGCAGCCAAAAGTTGTCATGACTGATAAAGAGTTGGTGCAATTGATAAGCGCCTACAGAATTTTCAATGAAGATGCCGAACTTTCATTATCTACAAGGGAGAGTGCAAATTTCAGGAACAATATCATCGGGTTAGGTATCACCTCTATGAGTGCAGGCTCCAAAACGAACCCAGGGGGTTATACTAATGGACAGCAATCATTGGAGCAGTTTGAAATTTCTGATGAAAGAGCTCCTGCTAAAATTGCTGAAATGATAAAATCAAGAGGATATGAGGTGGTTTGGAAAGATTGGGATGTGGCTTATGATTGTTGATCCCGGGTTACTCCCCCCGAGTGCTCGGGGGGATGATAATCGGGAAAGATTGAATGTTGCTGTTCGTATAAAAAGGATTATAAAGAAAAAATAGAAATAGAAAACAAGCCCAAAATAACAAATGCTCTCCCCAAAAGAA
Proteins encoded in this window:
- a CDS encoding hydroxymethylpyrimidine/phosphomethylpyrimidine kinase: MSATRPYVLSIAGFDPSGGAGLLADIKTFEVHNVHGLGVCSALTFQNEREFLDTKWIDPGEILMQIDALFKLYRINWAKIGLIENLDILGRIIDHLKSYNSGINIIWDPILKATAGFVFHDKIPKEKLFEICKKIYLVTPNFSEIMELLPGIRQDARANILSKYCKVLIKGGHRKFGFSTDILYHANHNEEIFEAKRIKENTKHGTGCVHSSALLANLANGKILASSCNEAKLYVEKYMMSDSGMLGYHSA
- a CDS encoding thiamine phosphate synthase, which codes for MKKNPENRLDFKYLKKRVLRKNEMKIIIISSKNHITNEHYVIEKLFDNGLEYFHLRKPAFSRSEMEKYINKIPEDYRKRMMIHSHPELINKYNLKGIHFNRRNPFDIELFDKEKNNILFSQSVHSLKEFETVMPELNYVILSPVFDSYSKKRYKSKFSKEQLKGFLSNYKKCQVETLDTTVETPDSAVDVIALGGIDKNKIAEAYELGFDGIALLGTLWNYFEKTRDIDKIVEKFISIKEKCQQHALTY
- a CDS encoding ORF6N domain-containing protein; translated protein: MVPDEAIASKIYLIRGQKVMLDRDLAQLYDVETRTLIQAVKRNIERFPSDFMFQLSQDEFKILISQIVTSSWGGTRKLPYAFTEQGVAMLSGILHLNITICDFQII
- a CDS encoding thiamine phosphate synthase, whose protein sequence is MVNTTRIISTFQYITHNIDGFSHSELVKQACKGGADWVQLRVKWEAYKDWKKIALQAKTVCKKYDARLIINDNVKIAKEINADGVHLGKHDMDPVKARQILGDNVLIGATANTFEDILSLYKAKVDYIGLGPYRFTLTKKDLYHKLGLKGYNEIMKVCVHNKIDIPIIALGGIRLEDVEKLIKTGIYGIAVSSAINNTKNKVDTTKAFLSKLECIAHSV
- the thiH gene encoding 2-iminoacetate synthase ThiH; translation: MTFKEIFYQYSWSEIKESICSKTAQQVEYALSNSKRDIEDFKALISPAAAPYLEQMAALSRQLTQKRFGKTIQMYIPMYLSNECQNICTYCGFSLDNPMKRTTLSDEEILKEIEMIKSWGYDHILLVSGEANKTVGVAYFKNALKLIRPYFSHISMEVQPLDQQDYEELIPHGLNTVLVYQETYHKENYKKHHPKGKKSNFDYRLETPDRLGKAGIHKIGLGILIGLEDWRTDSFFTTLHLEYLEKTYWKTKFSISFPRLRPYIGGQQPKVVMTDKELVQLISAYRIFNEDAELSLSTRESANFRNNIIGLGITSMSAGSKTNPGGYTNGQQSLEQFEISDERAPAKIAEMIKSRGYEVVWKDWDVAYDC
- a CDS encoding ORF6N domain-containing protein, whose translation is MNKAPDNIPKVLVPNEVIASKIYLIRGQKVMLDRDLAQLYSVETKQLKRAVKRNIERFPVDFMFEFTKDEFENWRCQFGTSNSEKMGLRYPPFAFTEHGVLMLSSVLNSKRAVQMNIQIMRIYTRMREILLSNKDLLLKVERLEQKFGSHDRAINVIFEHLKKLIQHEEKPRKQIGFQIPQKKSTKKK
- a CDS encoding thiazole synthase encodes the protein MQPLKIADKTFSSRLLTGTGKFSSNELMEEALLVSGSELVTIALKRVDFRDKDDDIIKHLSHPQFNLLPNTSGVRTAREAVFAAELAREALQTNWIKLEIHPDPKYLLPDPIETLKAAGELVKLGFIVLPYCHADPVLCKRLEEAGTATVMPLGSPIGSNSGLETKAMLEIIIKQSNVPVVIDAGLGAPSHAAEAMEMGAHAVLVNTAIAVSQNPVEMAKAFKLAVEAGRMAYEAKLGGVSKKAVGTSPLTEFLEG